The DNA sequence TGCGGTAGATGCAGTTCTATGGATCCAACAGCGTCGGTAACCTCCATCACCGCCGTCGCCGCctcattcctcttcttttctctgTCGATCTAGCATCCTTCTCTGTGACCGTCGTTGTCATCGCCACCCACCACTTCTTCCGTCGTGCTTTATTTCTTTACcgaccttttcttcttctcttctctgcgACATTGAAAGAGGAAGTCTGGTGCCAACTACTCCCCCTATCAGAACTGGCaaccctctctctctcatatTCTCTTCTTGAAAGTCCTGaaacaaaatcattttcaatttgaatttgaatcaaatccCGCCCAGTTACTTCTTTGGATTGAGAACAGCAAAGTGCCCAACATTAAAAACATAGTAACATACACTTGTCAATCATACACAGCTCCACGTGGCAAACACAGAACACTCCACTTGTCGAGCAAATACCACAactatattcttattatatattaatagatatttGGCCTATGTTTTGCCAATATTTTCAGTCTTTTGTTATTAATTCATTAAATTTCATAGAATGGAGGGGGAATCACGACGGATCTAAATGCTAGTTAATCTCCAAGTGAGCCTTTCACGCTATTCAAAGCTGCTTGCCTGTGTTGCAGCAATGGACGTGAGCAAGCAAATAAATTTCAACCTGAAAAATGTAAAGGAAGCAATAAATTATATGTAGCCCAGCTCTTTATATAAGTATTGACAATATTATGCAAAAATGGTTCGAATTTACAAACTATCAAATGTTCAAATGTGATGGATTAGATGAATATGCCATATTGCCATGCACTGTAattttaattgattgattatcATAACACTTTTCACTTTCTTATTTTATCACAAATGTGACTAGTGAACTTGCAAAGTCTAACCGGAAATGTTAGTAGACTTCAACTTTCTCCGGTGTTCCTCCTCAAAGAAACAAGCATGTCCGATTATGGGGAACAAAATCGAGCATGTCTTGTATCTCCTTTGAATTAGGAACCTAAAAGCACGAAACAAGCAAAACAGACCAGTCAGGTAATCACCACAGGTAACAGGTACAATAAAAGATTGGCGCACCTCTCCACAATGAAGGGTTACAAAAAGACCTTGTTCTCTGGCGAATTTCAATGCTGGCAAGTATCTTTTCCAAAAAAAGATAACGGGAGACTTTGATCTAAAGCATCATTACGAATTACTATGCTAGAGTCCTTGATAGATTGACATACCATTTGCCAACCTTTGGATTCCCAGATAGGTCAATTCCAACCACCCCCAAATGCCTCATTTCCAGTGCCAGTTTGACCTGAAACACAGAAATGGAGTGTTGAAGGTATTAAGTAGCAAGCATCAAACTTAAGGATGCTGAAATTACTCATCTTACAGTTTCCATAGTTGCTTCTGTTGTCTCCCTACGATCAGCACTCAAGAGAAGCCTAACAAAGATTTTCTTCCTACTATTTCCATCACATTTATCATTTGTAGCTGCGTGCAGAGATTCTAAAAGATTTCTAGGATCCTCAGTATAAGGAATCAAAGCCACATCAACCGAGCTGACAGATCTTATCCCTTCCAATACAGCTTCAACATAAGAACGTTTGCTCATTCCTTGGGAATCGTTTTTCTGTAAGGAATTAAGCCGAAAAATTCACTGTCGAATCAATagaaaaaaccaaaaagaaaaaaaagagtccGCATCAAGTACCAAGCTCTTCTAGTTACCTTTGGGGTGGTTCTCAATTCGAGATAGACAACCTTTTCTGATGCGAAATCTTCAACAACCTGCATTCAGAAATTGCTTCTATAAATGCAAAGGCTGAAGGCATCGGATTTAGAAACACAGAAATTTAGATAGTAAGTAACCATACTTCATTCGCAATTCTTGTAACAGTCATGTGATCATCTGTATTTACAAAACCATAACCACCACCATTATAAGCCTTAAACACTATAATAGTAAAACAAGGGAAAGTCTAGAGGGCCAGCAATTCTAtagaattttggccagcatgtaaccagcagaaaaatgtgagccattggatgaaatctcataccaatctcacaccatcaaatcatcattgatggttagttgatggctaacaatcacaaaagttgctggcccctagcattgctctagtAACAATTACTAACACTAAAAGTGACAATCAAACAGTCCCTCATATCACAAACACTAGCAGAGCGCGTAATTTTTACAATCAAACAGCTGTTAAGGGTCAAAATCAGTCCCAAAATGAACATGAAGCTGAACAACAGTGAAGCGGCACactgaaaataaaacaagaaaataggAAAGGGAAAAAGGGAAAAGGAGCATACTTTTAAGGATAACATGCTCCACTTGGGAAAAATCTATTAGACCCTTGTCCCACAAAGCTCTAGCGAGTTCTCTGTGCAACAAAAAAAAAGGGATAAGAGGAAAGAGAATGAGATGAAGAAACAAAACAAGAGAGGAAAGGAGAAAAGGAGTACAGGAGAGTGGAGCCTCTGATGGATCCATTGAGGTGAGCATGGAGTTCCACCTTTGGCATTGACATCCACcactccatcttttcttcttcctcaacacTGAAACTGAAACTGCAAGTGCTTCGTTGGGTGTTGGGTAAGAGTGAGAGTACACTCTGGTTGGTTCAGAAGAGACTGGCCAATGGCCATTCACTGAACTCATCCAAGGGCGTGtatcagacaaaaaaaaaaaaaacagcactCAAACATGTTGAGGATTTAGGGTTCATGCCACGATCATTGTGATAAGATCCCAATCAATGTTATACTTGCTGTTAATTTTGAATATTCAACTATTATTTCCTATCTTTGAAATACTTAGTGTTGATATTTGTATTTGTACGttcaaaaacttaaaaaaaaaagataaaaaataagttttagtcaattttaaatttataattctttTAAGAATAAACTATTAATTTTATCTACAAAAATTGAAAATACCGTCATATCTATTTATAGAAAAcagaaattaccatttgtattcataaaaaataaatttttgtagataaaattatctaaaccctcgaaaattaaataaaattccctATACCATTCTCTCCACTACTACAACCATCATCTCCCTCTTCTCTATCTTAACGTTCTCAGCGACTCCAATCCTAACATTGATCACATCGCCGCTCAGTATCATCGCCTTACCCTCCTCTTCAACTGCCACCTTAACCTCTTCGCCACACACTCTCTCATCGGTGTCGGTAGCAACTCAACAACACCAGCACCATCATCACCAGCATAATCATTTATCGCAAAGAAATCCTAGATCTAAGGATGCCGCTCATGGCGGTCGATACCAGTAGGTTGCTCGTCAGGACCTCGAGAACAATGCCGAGGATGACTCCGCCGCCGCCAAGAATTCCAAATCGGAGAAGTTCCCTCTCAACAGCTGCGAATTCGCCACGGCCGTCGCCGTATTCTTCCTTTTCACCACTGGCCTTTTCTGCATCTACCTCACCGCCTCCGAATTTGGCCGCATCAAGCTCCCACGCACTCTCTCCGATCTTCTCCTCCTCAAGTAAATAAAGATCCCTCTTTTCATTATTATGTTATCATCTTCATAGATTTATCTAAATCAAATTAGTATTAGATGAACGTAACATTAGTGATTTAGACAGTGGGAGAAAGCATCTTTTTTTTtgtgggaaaaaaaaaagaaaattttcgaatttgttgtATTGTTTTCAGAGTAAGGGtgtgtttgaatttttatgtAGTTTATTGTGCTTGTTTTTTTTGTATACAAAGAGAATCTTTCAGCATATGACGAAGAAGtgaaataagagagagagaaaaaatattgagagagaaagagagagagatgatGGTAACAGTGGTGAAAGAAGGATagtttaagaattttatttaattttttaggggTTGAATAATTTTGTCTGTAGAAATCTATCTTTTATGGCTATGGATTCTTTGCTCCtacatttttgttggtttatcaTTAaccatcataaaaataattataaaatgtaccccatttttttttaaaaatttattaaatagatTTTGATCCCTTTAACTTTTGTTATTTACActtttttcctttatcttttagtttcagATCCAAAGAAGAAGAGAGGTCTGCTAGGGTTTATAGATTCAATTTCAATCAACGCCATtttctcatcttcttcctctgttGTATCTCTGGTTCGCCTATTCTTGCCGCCACAACACGCATCAGACGCCGCCGCTCCCTGCGTCCGCCGCCACTCCTCACAGACTCGGAGGAACGAACTATCAGTATCATCACCCTGTTAAATTTCGCAGAGAAAAAACGAGAACCAGAGCGACCCTTGATGACACTGAAATAGGACAACTTTCCTCAACCCCACTTCTTGTTGAGGACGACAAACCCAGCAAGGTATACTTTTTCCTCTGCCTTCTTTTCAGTTCGGTTTGATTCTTTTAGAATAGTCAAGATGATGAATTTTGAATCCTTAGGGTAGCTTTTCAGGCAATGATTTTTGCCCTGCTTCGAGTTTCCTTggtgttttgatttgaatttgatatgctttatttatttattttcatgtctGCTTAGGAAGTAGAGGAAAGTGTAAAAGTGCTAAAAGATGCAGCTAAGACGAGAAAGGTAGCAGCAGAGAAGGTTCTGTCTGCACTTTCTATCATTGAGAAAGCGAAAATTGATCCTTCTGGCTTTCTTGAAACCCTGGGAGGCAATGAATCCCCTGGGAGGACATGAATGCTAATTTTCACCGCTGAGGTGAACATATTTGTATTACTTTTTTGTTTGCTCGTTCTTTGGCTAGTAGTTTGATCATGGCCTTGACATTTGTTTTCAGTCTATGGAGTATGTAGTGATAAAATTATGATTCTTCCTCAGCTTAATTTGCTCTGTGCTGCattattatgattattgttaTTGCTTTGCTCTCACAAATATATTAATGTTTTTGACGGCTCTGATATGTCAATTCAAGTGATTCTAGGGTTATTATAGTGTCACAATCATTCACACTAGATTGCAGCATAGCCATCACGACTTCATACACAGTTATGAATTATGATGGGAGCAAGTAAGCTAAATCTTGGAGACAAACCCAGAGCAATGAAGCTAGTAGACTATTCCGTTCAAAAACTATATCTTGCGCAGCTTTGGATGGCTATTGAAAAATTCGACAAAATCAATCTCTGGAAAGGGTTGCAGAGCTTCAAAGTCCCCTGTGAATTCAACCTTCATAAAAAGATGCTTCACCTCACTTGCCAATTTCAGCATTTTACATATTGCATCACAGCTCCACTGGACTCCTCGCATCGACAGGAACTCCAGAACATTGAGGTTTCCGAAATCTATCATGTATACCCTCCCTGGAAACAATTAACATGAGTTGAAAGAAATATAAGAACAAGAAAACACAGCAGGTAAGAAAAAACTATATGTACAAGAATCACTTAATATGGAAAATTACCCGAACTGTTGGAAATTGAAAGCTTCTTCAAATGCCCGGTTTCAGGGACCCTGATCCAACTACAGCCTTGTACCTCAAGGGATTCAATTTTCGGAGAGATAAGAGAAAGTGAACAGTTTCCCAGACCATAAAAATCGTCCTCATGAAGCTGTTTGAGATTGAGTCATACAAGGCATGGGCAGCTGCAGAACTTGAGCAACAGAAAGAGGTTGAAGAGGCTGAGGTTTCCATGCAGGAAGCTCAGGACTACCTTGATTCTATCACGGAAAGTGCCATGGACGAGTTCCGGCGCTTCGAAGAGGAGCTTGAGAGCATGTCAAAGGCTGAAATGGAGAGCCTAGTTAACACTGCTGAGGGTGCAAGAAAGATGGGAAATTTGATGGAGAAAGCTGCCTCCATTGCTTCCAAGAAGTATATTGAGGCTGCACTCAATTCAGCCACTGCTTCCATGAAATCTGCTTGGAAGGGAATCTCTTCTGGCAAGGTCCATCCTTCTTAAAACATGACAATAACAAAATAACCCTCCTATTGAAATGTATTTAGTTAAAATCTGTAATAAGATACTTCTGTTTTAGCCTTTTGTTTTGTTATCTTCTGTTCTTATATTGCTGCTATAGAAATTGGATCAGAATTGATGTACCAAATTTGATAGGCTGAGAATTCATGATTCAGCCACCAGTGAGAATGCAAACAGATTTAATGTTCATGACACATTGAAAATCCAATACTTTCATGGATGAATCTGATATAACAGTTAGTAGTTAGGTTTATGAAGCTTAATCTCCAAGATTTGTCAGTAATGTATTTATCCCTCGATTCTTCTTAAGAGATATATTATTACTTCTTTGGTTTAATTGAATTTAGTGTCATCGAAGGGCATATGCATatcaaaagaaataaccatccaattaaaaataacaaacataattaTCTGCATATCTATTAAATTAAACATATAatacattcattattcacattgtttagtattttcattgtctatttatactttttttattaaaaaaaattcatgaaGCGGCACCTCTGATCTGAGGAGACAAGAAAGCGTGCGTATTTTTTGGTACATTGTATAAACTGAGATAATAGATTAATAATGAATTCCAACAGATATGTATTGTTGTGGATTTAGTATAGATTCAACAAGACGTAACTTGTCAAAATGGGTATGAATCCACTTGTCGAATGTAAGAGTAGAGTCACACAAAAGTTGCATACTCTTCAATTGCTACACATACACCAGCCTTCATATATAAATTGTAACAACTCTTTCGACTTGGAATTGTCTTCTTATTCAGAGTATTTGGTCTTATATCATCTCTTGCTAGtacattaatttaatataaagttTTAATTCTCTGCTGATTTACCAGAatatacaacataaaaaatatatactgcACTTCCGTTTGGACTATGAATTTTCTTCGGCTACTTCATATCATATCAAATTCAtacctacaaaaaaaaaataacgactctcaactatcaattttacGAGGTTTAACTCTATATATATAGTAAGATATTTAATTTTCTTAGCAGCAAAGTGTATCTGATCGTTCTCTATAACTAATTAGTCACCCTTAGCTTGCATTGgcttcttcaatttcttccacTCAATGTTTTCATTTCTGTATTATCTGCTTCTTCTTGCAATTCCTCTAATGGCAGTAGTGATATTTCATCACTTAAAGAAACAACAACACAAAAGAACCACTCTACCACCAGGTCCTAAACCACTTCCCATAATCGGAAACCTCCACCAACTCGACAGCTCCAACCTCAATCTCCAACTATGGAACCTCTCAAAGATCTACGGCTCCATATTCTCCCTTCAAATAGGGTTCAAACCAGCCATAGTTATCTCCTCACCGAAACTCGCAAAGGAGGTTCTCAAAGACCATGATCTTGACGTTTCAAGCAGACCTCCGTCGCTCGGAACCACTAGACTCTCTTACAACGGTTTCAATTTGATTTTCTCTCCATGCAGCGAGTACTGGAGAGAAATCAGGAAGATCTGCGTCGTTCATTTCTTCAGCTCCAAGCGAATCTCTGGATTCTACCACATCAGAAAATCTGAAGTGGAAAGAATGTTAGGCAAGATATCAGAGCACGTGAGTTCTTCGAAAACCACGAATCTGAGTGAGATATTGATGTCCGTGTCGAGTTCTATAGCGTGCAGGATTGCGTTCGGAAGAAGATACGAAGTTTATATGGCAAGAAACCATTcatagaagatgaagatattgaaaAGCTTGTTTATCTGAAAGCAGTGATCAAATAAACATTAAGATATTATGCACCTGCACCATTGGTACCAAGAGAATTCAACAAAAATAGCAGAATAGCAGGGTATGAAATTGAAGCCAAGACGATAGTATACGTAAATGTGTTTGCCATCCATAGAGACCCTGAAACTTGGAAGGATCCAGAAGGGTTTAGTTTGATTACATTTTAAAATGAATTGATTTctcaaaccaaaccaaaattccaaaccaatttgAGTATAAATAGTTTATTGAGTTCATCCACCATGCCTAAGCTACTGCTATCTTAGATTTTGTCCCCCCTTAGAAATTCCAATTAACTCAGCTTACTAATCAAGTCTCATTCAACAAAGATTAATCACTTACAGGTTACAACAGTAATAGCAGTAAAGTATAATAATGTTTTAGCAACAAGGACCATTCAACAGCATTATAATAAAACGttaaatgaataatataaaacAATGGTGAGGTCAATTTTACATTGTCACGCATAACGGTTCTCTTTCTCCAATAATTACCCGTTTATGCAGCTAGAAAAGCAAGCATCCAAAAGACACCCTTCACTGCCATTGGCCACAACACATACACAGAAGCTGATGGCACTTCACGTGCCTCCacaactttcttttcttttctgttcataAAAGTTTGAGTTGATCTACATCTACTACACTAGATTAGATAGTGCTGCTCAATTTAGTATTTACCATAGAGGTAGTGACCAGATAcatatacaaataaaattattttcagtGAAAATACTGATTAGATTTCTAAGTTTTCATTGCAAGCATAATTAAATTTCTTGActattgagaaaaaaataatgatTAACTAACCTCCAAGTGTGGCGGCGGCGTCTTGCGCGGCGGCGGCGTCTTGCGAGGCAGCGGCAGCGAACGAGAGAGACTGCGGAGGGAGAGGAAGAGAGAATGGCTACACCGCTACGATGATTGAAAGAGGAAAACAAAACCCTAGCAGACCAAATGTCTCACTCTCACCACTACTTTGAatctgaaattaaagaaaaaagaacaatGTGTAAAAAAGAGTAATTAGAGGGTCAATATCTAATTACTGattttttaaaaaccaaaaaaaatgaggttctttttgtaattattttagtGTTGGCTACTGATATTCTCACATAAAAGTGAGATTAAGGAATCCATAACTAAAACGAATTTTTTACTCCCATTTTTTATGTAGGAGTATCGTTAACCCacctaaaaatatttataaattgaacctcatctttttatttatgaaaatatttataattagatATTGACCCCTCAATTTATTTGTATTAggcatttttctttttccttttgattCTAGATTCAAAGAAGGGAGAAAAAAATCTAGCAACCTTCTTTCAATCACCGTCGTcgttctctctccctctccctctccctcctaGGCTACTCGTTCTCCTTGCACCGTGCTTGCTCTACTAGGGCTTTTGTCCCTCTTTCACTCACTGTTGCTTGTTCTATGTTCCTCTCCATCGACGGTCTTGCTCTTTCGCCGCCGCAACACGgttccgccgccgccgccgcatCACTCGGGTCCACCAATTCATTGGTTTTTGTCGCCTCTCTGTCCCTCTTCTTCACCAGCGACTGATCTTTGTCCTTCTTCCTCCACCTCTGCCTTTGCGACCTACTCCTTTAaggttacattttattttttatttgatttatttccttttctatgaaaattttaagggaaaacaTAAAATCACTCTGTTCTTAAACGTGCCATTTATCTTAAATGCATGAAATTTCAATAAAATGAAACTTCAGTAGATATATAAGTTACCCCTAGATTAGGAAGGTAGATGACTGTAAGACATTTACTCAGTTCTGTTGAATAGTTGGAGcttaagaaaataaaacaactaCTTCACTTCAATGGCAAATTAAGGGTGGAAAAGGAAATGCATTGCCTTAACTGAGCATTGCAATTGGCAACAAGCACAATGGAATTTTTCTTTGCAAATTTGTGATATTGTGTGAAGATTTCAGATCTCACTTGACTTGGAAAactttttctgaaaaaaaaaaaagacttgtcCCTTTGATTTAACCAAACCAACTCAATTTGAATAAGTACAATTTTCCCTTCCCTTCGTTTTTGTTGAATCAGAACTTTGCATCAAATATAACAAAACCATATCATATGTATAATTTTTTCTTAAGAATTTTTCTTTGCCAATGCTGCATAATTTGGCACCCCCAGAAAGTATATTCTTGCTGATGATGCGTCAACTGGAACAATTGGCAAGTGTCTATCTAGCATCAATGTTGAGAAAGTTGAAAACTAACTGGTGGACTGTCAGGGAGTTCCTCTTCACTCCTGGAGCTCTTCAGTATCTCAGTGGAGTTATCCTCTTTGAGAAAACCATGTCTTGTTAGCTTAATATGTGTTAAAATAGTTTGATTCATTGTGATTCTATGAGCATTGCATCAATGACTTTTAACATTCATTATCTACAAGTTGAAATAATTGTTTTTTTATAGATGTGTTctatattttcaaaaacttggttaagtgatttttttttggTGGGGTTGTTCTCCGTTTCATCTAATTGTGCTGTCTTACTTGAGCATGCATTGCTATCTGATTGTTTTGTGTCAAAGTTTCAATTACTTGGGTAAGTAATTTTTGGTGGGGTTGTTCTGCATTGAATCTACTTTTTCTGTGCTACTTGATCATGCACTGTAAATATATATGCATATCAATTAAACCAAAAATGACCAACAATTCTTCCATAAAAGCAAAAATACAATAAACATAAAATCAACAGGTCAAAGCTGAATTGCACTCTCAATCTTATGAACAATAGATTTTTTTGCTAATTTGTCGCTGTAACATATTTTTGTCTTGTCCCACACTTTTGTATGAGagcatgtaaatatatatataaaaaaaagcatTCAAGATTTTCTAAATCTATTAGTTAGGGAGAATTATTAGTAAGAGTATTAGGGGGATTAATAATTTTTCTATAGAATTTCCTATGGCTAATTGCTACTACTGTTGAGGACTTAAAATTGCATAATTGTATATCTCATTTAGGAGATCTTTTTATCAACATTATCAAACAATATGATATCATATTTAGTGGCTTATAAAATTTGCTATTCTGCATCCATGTTTTAAAATGATTTTGTTGTAATTTTTCTTTGATGTTGTTAGACTGGCTAAGCTAGCTGTTGATAAGGTCATGACTGCACCATGCGAGACATCGGTTTTATATCCAAAGCATGGTGGAAATCTGCACTGTCTCACAGCAATAACACCTTGTGCTGTGCTAGACATTCTTTCACCTCCTTATAGAGAAGATGAAGGAAGGAAGTGTACTTACTATCATGATTATCCATATTCAACATTCTGTAAGTAACTTTTCGAATTATCACTTATATTCCATGCACCATAAGATATAGCATTGGTACTCGGTAGTAGGAATGATCTTAGAAGTTCTATAAACTCAATTTGCTCCCTTTCTTGAGTTTTGAAGCCTCTGATTGAGGATTtattagtttagtttgatttttagtttttcccCCTTAGAAAGTTATTATCCTTTTCAAACTTGCAAATCACTTATAAatagatttttagttttttttcccCTTTAAAACTGCTCTATCTCGTAACATTTCTTATGAATACCAACTCAAATAGATTTTCCAGGGGCATCAAGAAATAGATAACTGCTATGGTCGAGGATCTACTTTCTTTCTGGATTCAACCATTAAAATCTGCATTAGGCAGCTTCTGTAGCAGTTGCAACTTGGTGAGCATGTAAGTACTTTTGTGAAATTTTGCATTGCAGTATTACTATTTTGTGTCAAtcttttctcaagctaattttgTCCCTTTCGGTTCTGTTTTTGAAGCTAAAAAGGAATAATACATCATTGTGTATTTATCAAGCAGGttatgatcattttcctttgtgTGAGGCCCAAGCAAACACTTTTTGGAGAGTCCCTCTACATCACAATTAGTGTATTAACCTGAACAAATGAATGATTGGATGGTTAAATTCTTTTCTGGTTTACCTGGAGTTCTTCACTCATAGTCCTTCAACTTTGAGGTGTGATTGCAATCCGAGTTCTCTAGCCAAAAAGTTCGTAAGCAACGCCGTCTATTGTATCATTGATTTCACCATTTAGTATATGCGTTTATGTTCTTGATTTCACCATTTAGTTTATGCGTTTATGTTCTTGTACAAGAGTTTATGTTCTTGATTTCACCATTTAGTTTATGCGTTTATGTTCTTGTACAAGAGTTCTGCATGTATGCTTAGTAGTGCTTGTAAGTTTTGAGACTTGTTTGtagctttgatttggaaataGTGAAAACTTTTACCTTGCGTAGGTTTTTTATTTCTCTCTCATATTGGGAGGTTTTTTCCCACGTTAAAATTTGATGTTCTGTTGTCTAATGCTCATAACAACTACACTCACAAAATGACAAGCACTTAATTTATGATGGGGCCATAAGTTATGATGGGACCAGAATGAGACAACAGTAGTTTGATACTATAGTTTGAGCAACTtgaaaatattattactttttataaaaCACTTGAGCTACTTTTGTCTTATAAAGCAGAAGGACGacatcaaaattttgatttttagtaATAATGAatgaatatacaatgaatcccaaaTTGTGGTGGGAGGGGAAATTATGCAGCAAAAATACACATTGCTGTCCAGATTGAGGTAGAAATTAATATAGGCAAACTACTaaagccaaaaataataaatacatagcTACATTTACCATTTAATAACTATCATCTCAACCTAGTGG is a window from the Arachis hypogaea cultivar Tifrunner chromosome 1, arahy.Tifrunner.gnm2.J5K5, whole genome shotgun sequence genome containing:
- the LOC112702652 gene encoding N6-mAMP deaminase isoform X2 translates to MEWWMSMPKVELHAHLNGSIRGSTLLELARALWDKGLIDFSQVEHVILKNDHMTVTRIANEVVEDFASEKVVYLELRTTPKKNDSQGMSKRSYVEAVLEGIRSVSSVDVALIPYTEDPRNLLESLHAATNDKCDGNSRKKIFVRLLLSADRRETTEATMETVKLALEMRHLGVVGIDLSGNPKVGKWFLIQRRYKTCSILFPIIGHACFFEEEHRRKLKSTNISG
- the LOC112702652 gene encoding N6-mAMP deaminase isoform X1, with protein sequence MSSVNGHWPVSSEPTRVYSHSYPTPNEALAVSVSVLRKKKRWSGGCQCQRELARALWDKGLIDFSQVEHVILKNDHMTVTRIANEVVEDFASEKVVYLELRTTPKKNDSQGMSKRSYVEAVLEGIRSVSSVDVALIPYTEDPRNLLESLHAATNDKCDGNSRKKIFVRLLLSADRRETTEATMETVKLALEMRHLGVVGIDLSGNPKVGKWFLIQRRYKTCSILFPIIGHACFFEEEHRRKLKSTNISG
- the LOC112702652 gene encoding N6-mAMP deaminase isoform X4, coding for MEWWMSMPKVELHAHLNGSIRGSTLLELARALWDKGLIDFSQVEHVILKNDHMTVTRIANEVVEDFASEKVVYLELRTTPKKNDSQGMSKRSYVEAVLEGIRSVSSVDVALIPYTEDPRNLLESLHAATNDKCDGNSRKKIFVRLLLSADRRETTEATMETVKLALEMRHLGVVGIDLSGNPKVGKWYVNLSRTLA
- the LOC112702652 gene encoding N6-mAMP deaminase isoform X3; amino-acid sequence: MSSVNGHWPVSSEPTRVYSHSYPTPNEALAVSVSVLRKKKRWSGGCQCQRELARALWDKGLIDFSQVEHVILKNDHMTVTRIANEVVEDFASEKVVYLELRTTPKKNDSQGMSKRSYVEAVLEGIRSVSSVDVALIPYTEDPRNLLESLHAATNDKCDGNSRKKIFVRLLLSADRRETTEATMETVKLALEMRHLGVVGIDLSGNPKVGKWYVNLSRTLA
- the LOC112702700 gene encoding uncharacterized protein, with product MKLFEIESYKAWAAAELEQQKEVEEAEVSMQEAQDYLDSITESAMDEFRRFEEELESMSKAEMESLVNTAEGARKMGNLMEKAASIASKKYIEAALNSATASMKSAWKGISSGKVHPS